The following coding sequences lie in one uncultured Desulfovibrio sp. genomic window:
- a CDS encoding DVU3141 family protein, translating to MQTRSAHWPMALPGKSRLGLSGLAVLTALLLGGCGFGGAPAQPETPPGPVTGFMIVSAVGETATVDDPDFGKGVRVSLDELFTSAKGEDCKRGTVLSGQREAEVIVICKDDKGRWIMAPRVWGQGLSQ from the coding sequence ATGCAAACGCGTTCAGCTCATTGGCCGATGGCTCTGCCCGGCAAAAGCCGCCTGGGCCTTTCCGGTCTGGCGGTCCTTACGGCCCTGCTGCTCGGCGGGTGCGGCTTCGGCGGGGCTCCGGCCCAGCCCGAAACGCCCCCCGGCCCTGTCACTGGCTTCATGATCGTCTCCGCAGTGGGAGAAACCGCTACTGTTGACGACCCTGATTTTGGCAAGGGGGTGCGCGTGAGCCTGGACGAGCTTTTCACCTCGGCCAAGGGCGAGGACTGCAAACGCGGAACCGTACTTTCAGGCCAGCGTGAAGCGGAAGTTATTGTCATCTGCAAAGACGACAAAGGCCGCTGGATCATGGCCCCGCGAGTGTGGGGACAGGGTCTTTCGCAGTAG
- a CDS encoding molybdopterin-binding protein, producing the protein MKTIHVHDAVGSILCHDITRIIPGESKGPVFRKGHVVREEDVEVLLQVGKEHLYVFESLPGMVHENDAAARVISAVSGGNLTCTEPKEGRIDLKAACDGLLRVDVPVLNRINSLGEISVATIHTMQHVTKGRSVAGARVVPLMIEDEKLRQLESFVDGPVVEVLPLRRARVGVVTTGSEVFYGRIQDAFGPVLRKKFAALGSTVVGQTLTSDEVPMTAGAIRDFLEQGADFIVVTGGMSVDPDDRTPTAIRASGAEVVSYGAPVYPGAMFLLAYAQGAAGRVPVLGLPGCVMYHKASIFDLVVPRLLAGIEVTAADVAALGHGGFCSQCEECRYPICPFGK; encoded by the coding sequence ATGAAAACCATCCATGTGCATGACGCCGTGGGCAGTATTTTGTGTCACGACATCACCAGGATTATTCCTGGTGAAAGCAAAGGGCCTGTTTTTCGCAAAGGCCATGTCGTGCGGGAAGAAGACGTTGAGGTGCTGCTGCAGGTCGGCAAAGAGCATCTTTATGTTTTTGAATCACTGCCCGGCATGGTTCACGAAAATGATGCCGCCGCGCGCGTGATTTCTGCCGTTTCCGGCGGCAACCTGACATGCACGGAACCCAAGGAAGGGCGCATCGACCTCAAGGCCGCCTGTGATGGACTGCTGCGGGTGGATGTGCCTGTTCTCAACCGCATAAACAGCCTTGGCGAAATTTCTGTCGCAACCATCCACACCATGCAGCACGTAACCAAGGGGCGCTCGGTAGCGGGAGCCCGCGTGGTGCCGTTGATGATTGAGGATGAAAAACTGCGGCAGCTTGAATCATTCGTCGATGGTCCGGTCGTTGAAGTTCTGCCTCTGCGCCGCGCCAGAGTTGGCGTGGTCACAACGGGCAGCGAAGTGTTTTACGGGCGCATTCAGGATGCCTTTGGCCCTGTGCTGCGCAAAAAGTTTGCCGCTCTGGGCAGCACGGTGGTGGGGCAGACCCTTACCAGCGACGAAGTGCCCATGACTGCCGGAGCAATCAGGGATTTTCTCGAACAAGGTGCTGATTTTATTGTGGTAACAGGCGGTATGTCTGTTGACCCTGACGACCGTACGCCAACTGCCATCCGCGCTTCCGGAGCGGAGGTGGTCAGCTATGGCGCGCCGGTGTATCCGGGCGCCATGTTCCTTCTGGCCTATGCCCAGGGGGCGGCAGGCCGGGTGCCCGTGTTGGGGCTGCCCGGATGCGTCATGTACCACAAGGCCAGCATTTTTGATCTCGTTGTGCCGCGCCTGCTGGCCGGCATTGAGGTGACGGCTGCCGATGTGGCGGCATTGGGGCACGGGGGCTTTTGCTCCCAGTGTGAAGAATGCCGCTATCCGATCTGTCCGTTCGGGAAATAG